Proteins from a single region of Hordeum vulgare subsp. vulgare chromosome 6H, MorexV3_pseudomolecules_assembly, whole genome shotgun sequence:
- the LOC123405172 gene encoding uncharacterized protein LOC123405172: MVTVAGDSREIDGEVVGDVAISSPINTSSSIFLTYTTSSQRRALIVSLSQPEAVVSGGGGMAALLKNKVLVSCVMLLMVLLMATQMAAAAAGEDGGTARRLLRCGYRNCNCRTCPIYGWACCGMCCPPA; the protein is encoded by the exons ATGGTGACGGTGGCCGGTGACAGCAGAGAGATagacggcgaagttgttggtgacgTCG CCATATCCTCTCCTATAAATACCAGTTCTTCTATCTTCCTTACTTACACCACCAGCAGCCAACGCCGAGCACTGATCGTCTCACTCTCACAAC CTGAAGCGGTGGTCTCCGGTGGCGGCGGCATGGCAGCACTCCTGAAGAACAAGGTGCTCGTCTCCTGCGTGATGCTCCTCATGGTCCTGCTGATGGCCACgcagatggcggcggcggcggcgggcgaggaCGGCGGCAcggcacgccggctcctgcgatgCGGCTACAGAAACTGCAACTGCCGCACTTGCCCCATATATGGCTGGGCGTGCTGCGGCATGTGTTGCCCCCCGGCGTAG